The Lonchura striata isolate bLonStr1 chromosome 13, bLonStr1.mat, whole genome shotgun sequence DNA window CTGCCTGCTGATAACATCCCCaggcaaaaaacaaaacttccATTAATAAAACTATATACATCTCTATATGATCCTGACAgcctgagaacacagagggctCAGATGGAAGCAAGGCCCCACTGTGCTTCTTCCAAAACCTGGCAGCAAGGGAAGGACAGACGTAAACATGGAACTGTAGCCCAAAGACATGGGAGGAAGGAGCCAAGGACCCCAGCACCTTGCTGAGCACACGCTGAAGATCCTCCTCAGAGGCTCAACCAACAGGCAGGGGCTGAGTGCAGGGAATACAAAGAGCAAAGCCTGACGTGTCCACAACTACCTGGCAATTTTCTGAAACTAATTTGAGGCTCAATGTTAGAAAACATGTAAATCTAGAAGATATTTCTGCTGTACTAGCACTGCTGCCTTCTTATTTTATTTAGCAGTGCTTTTCAATAATTACTGCTGTGTTTCTTGTAATCCTGTGGCATTCCTTCACCAAGGAAAAGAGTTACAGCAGTGCCAAGAACAGTGGACAGGCAGAGACtcagtgctgcctgcagaggAACATGAAGAATGCACAAATATGGGGACAGAAATGGCTGCAGAGGTGACAGGAACTGGCTGAGACAGAGGCAGGAATTTTTAGTGTGTGGAGGATTTCAAGACATGGCCAGTTTGCAACCAGGAAGGCGTAACTGGCAGCATGTGCCCTTCTGCTCTGCCAAGCATTACCTGCAGTGCtggtttgaaaggaaaataCCAATCActgtgtgctgcagcagtgtttGTTAACTGAAAGATCATTGTAAACTACCCCTGCTGCACTCTTTGTGATCTCTTACCTCTACAGCTCAGCCCTATGGACAGTGACCGTGCCAGGCTGACACACCCATGTCGTGGCTCCTGACTGGGGCACACCACGCCAAGCGTTCAGGTAATAAGGACAGTTAAGGTACACTCTGAGGAAAAATGGCTCCAAACTTCCAGCTGCCCTCATGCCCATGCCAGTGGGCAAGCTGAGGAGGGAGCTGAGGCCCAGCCTTCTCCTCGGGAGCCTCTCCTGGCTCCGTGTGCACGCTCAGGCAGCAGGTCCTGCTCACCTGGACTCGTGCGGGTGTGGACACTCACTCTGCCATCCCCTGCTCCATATTCAGGTCAATTCCCCCGTCGGCAAGGCTGCCATCGTCTGTGAAAGACGGCTTTGCCATGGAGTTCATGGAGCGGTAGCTGGTGCCATAGACCACCAAGCTGAAGATGAAGGCGACCTGCAGCAGGGGAGCCGCTGTCAGCTGCGATGGCCACGaccccggggccgggggccgcggccgagcccagcccaggtgcccccgCCGGGGCAGAAGCGGTGCCTGGCGCTTACCCACGTCCAGGCGGAGGCGGCGGAGTAGAAGATGCCCAGGTTCACTACGGCGTACACGGCCTGCGGAAAGAGCACGGCACAGCTTTCCTCGTCCGcccgctcccgcccggcccgcgccccgccgggcccgcccggccgcACTCACGGACGCGCCCAGGATGATGCGGAGGTAGAAGCGCAGCGTCTCCCGGTTCTCCTCGAAGATCTGCTTCTTGCCCTTGGTGCCCGCCTTGCCCTTGGGCTGCGGAGCCAAGAGAGGCGGTCAGCGTCTCCCCGGAGTCCCGGACCCGCAACCCCGGCCCCGCACTCACCGCCATGGCCGCGCCGGCTCCGGCTTCGCTTCCCGCGGACGTGACGAGACGGAAGCGgcgggacagggaccgggatgGGCGGGACAGGGGCCGGGATGGgcgggacagggaccgggatgGGCGGGACAGCGCCCGGGATGGGCGGGACAGCGCCCGGGATGGGCGGGACAGAGCCCGAGATGCgcgggacagggaccgggatgGGCGGGACAGGGGCCGGGATGGgcgggacagggaccgggatgGGCGGGACAGCGCCCGGGATGGGCGGGACAGAGCCCGGGATGGgcgggacagggaccgggatgggcgggacagggaccgggatgGGCGGGACAGAGCCCGAGATGCgcgggacagggaccgggatgGGCGGGACAGGGGCCGGGATGGACGGGACAGAGCCCGGGATGGACGGGACAGAGACCGGGATGGACGGGACAGAGACCGGGATGGGCGGGACAGAGCCCGAGATGCgcgggacagggaccgggatgGACGGGACAGagaccgggacagggaccgggatgGGCGGGACAGAGCCCGGGATGgacgggacagggaccgggGCGGGACAGGGGCCGGGATGgacgggacagggaccgggacagggaccgggatgGGCGGGACAGGGGCCGGGGCGGGAGGGAACGGCCCTGCCCGGAGTCCTCCCACGGAATCGCAGAATAGCGAGGCTGCAAAGGGTCAGTTGGTTCAACGTCCCTGCTCAAGTTGGGTCTTTTCAGAAGTGGCTTTTTAATATCCCCAGcgagggagactccacaccctTTCTGGACAAGCGAACTGGGAAGAACTTCACTGTGCGAGTAACAATGCAAAGGAATAGAAAGATTGCCCCAGCATGGGACTGGGACTATCCACAGTGCTCCCAGCCATCTCGGGCTGGAAATGGCCTTAGCTGTAGTCTTAGCTATAGGGAGCTTGACTCTGAGCCTGCACCTCAACACCAGGAACAAGATCTTGCCAGCCatcctcccagctccttcaaGCACAGCTCCCACCGTGCTGCCATCCCAGCCTTACCCACTCTGGCCCCTTTTGACCCTCATCCATCTCAGCTCTTTCCCAAACCTTTGGAAAGGACACGTCTCCGAGTTCTCCACAAGTGTTTATTGTCCCAATACACAGGAGACAGAGGCACGGCTGGATCCCCACCGACCTGTGGCTGTTAGCACAACAGCCCTGGGAGAAGCTGAGGCACGAGGAGTGCAGGGCActgagcaggggctgtggggccgGGGAGGAGGTAGCTTGTCGTGGTGCAGTAGTGCAGCAGCATGGCTGAAGTGTGCAAGTATCTGCCCCAGGTGGGGAAGGCACTGGAATTGGCACAACAGGCATACCAGGGTGTCCTCCTCACACCAGACTCAGCTGAACGGTGCTGGGAAAAAGGGGCTTGTACCTAATCACCCCCATTCCAGGACAGTGCAGAGGGCTCAGCAAAAACACCTTTCAGTGCAGGAGGGACCTGGCAGGGCAGGCACATCATGCCCTGGAGATGCCATCTGCTTGACAAACTTAATGGAAAGGTGTGTTCCATCCTTTTTCTAACCACTTTGTTGTCCAGAAAGGATTCCCTACATTAATGGTGAAAGTGAGGCAGTGCAGATTCATACCTTTGTAGTGTTAATCCCCCTTCAGCTATCCCAGGGCTGGCTGTACCTTTATTCCAGTACACATCCTTGCCCACTGTGCCCAAAGCCTGGCTGCAGTGTGAGGGAATCAGGGCCACCACAGAGGGGTTTGACTGTATTTTATCTCaccttcccatggcaggggggcagagcagccaggtCACCCCCCTTGAACAGGAGGCTAATGCTTGGTGGCTCATTCCCATGTTTTTGCAGGAGGCAGgacacaggcagggaagggTAGGACACCCAAgtccccagccagcacctggcCTGTCCCTTTGGGCCAGAGATGAGGGACAGAGCCTGGAGGGAGTGTTTTGATTTTGAGGGGCATAGAGAGTGGGGACAGAGCACAGGGAGGAACTCACTGCTCTGCATGGCTAAAGTCATAGCAGAAGTTTAAGTTGCTGGGAGGCTTTGGTATGGGAGGGGGTTCGTCGGGAATGCTGATGTTCTCCAGGTCCAGGAGCCGCAGCTTGAGCTCCATGGACAGCAGGACATCGAGGTCTGTCTGTGTTCGCTCACTTGTCATCTCCTTGCCCAGAAGCACATTCAGCCCATCCGTCCAGAGGCAGAACTGGGGAAGCAGAGCATGGGCATCTCTtgcaccagccctgggcagatGGAGAGCCCATCTCTCCCCTGCTGTGGCTTCCACCCCCCAGGGACACACACAGCTCACTCCCCTGACTCTTGTGCCATGGCAGAGACATCTTGGGCACTGTGTGCCTCCCCAACAGGCCCCTGGAGCTCACCTCGTAGCGGGTGGGGGCAATGAAGTTGAGGCAGTATTCCTCCACATCATGCACAATAGAGAAGGCCAGCTCCAGaacatcctgcagggacagcacaggggcTAGCTGGTTTCTCAGCTGGactcctcccagccctggcagggttcagagcaggagctgcacccagcctcctcctctgcactCCAGGAGACCCAAGAGGCCTCTCTATCCATGAAACCACACATCCTGCCACCCGCTCACTTCCAAAACCCATCCCCAGCTGGACAGGATAGGGTGTGAGGTGCTGACCTtgttctgcttcccagagcTCTTCTCTTTTGTGTGTGGACACTCCTTCCCCACCAGAAGCATCTTCATGTCTGCCACAGGAACTGTAGCAAGTGGAGGAGCTATGAAttccttctccctcttcccaTCCCTCTCCCCCTTCTTCAGGTCCCCCACGTGCAGAGCCCAGTACAACCCGAATGTGGGGACTCACAGCCATCCACAGCTTGGGGTCGGGGGCTCAAGACACTTTGTAGCACCCTTTGGGAAGCCAGTCTGCCCCAGTCTGAACTTCCACAGGTCCCAGTCCCACAATACCAGCAGACACTGGGACAGCCATCCAGCAGCCAAGCAGAGGGACGATTCCCACCTTAAGGCAGTCTTAACCTGGAGGTTATCAGAGGGctgccctccctccttcccagcctctctttctctccatcACCTACTTTTCTCTGTCAGGCTCTCGATGGGAGGAGACTGCACCCCCTCCTCCACGTCCCCATAGTGCAGCACCTTGTGGTTGGGGGACAGCCGGCAGTACCACAGCTTGTCTGCAG harbors:
- the TMEM208 gene encoding transmembrane protein 208; the encoded protein is MAPKGKAGTKGKKQIFEENRETLRFYLRIILGASAVYAVVNLGIFYSAASAWTWVAFIFSLVVYGTSYRSMNSMAKPSFTDDGSLADGGIDLNMEQGMAEHLKDVILLTAIVQVLSCFSLYVWYFWLLAPGRALYLLWVNILGPWFTAESSPAAQEPNEKKQRRQERRQMKRF